In a single window of the Atlantibacter hermannii genome:
- the copA_2 gene encoding copper-transporting P-type ATPase translates to MSHTVNLTLDGLSCGHCVKRVKESLEKRPDVESAEVTITSAQVTGSASAEALIDTIKEAGYGAELSHPKADPLAESSIPSEALTAAPTSLPADSSFDDSQQLLIDGMSCASCVSRVQNALSGVPGVTQARVNLAERTALVMGSASASDLISAVEKAGYGAEAIEDDNERRERQQQTAQAAMKRFRWQSALALAVGIPVMIWGMFGDNMMVTDDNRSLWLGIGLVTLAVMIFAGGHFYRSAWKSLMNGTATMDTLVALGTGAAWLFSMSVNLWPQWFPMEARHLYYEASAMIIGLINLGHMLEARARQRSSKALERLLDLTPPTARVVTEHGEQTLPLAEVQPGMTLRLTTGDRVPVDGEIIEGEAWLDEAMLTGEPIPQQKGAGETVHAGTVVQDGSVLFRASAVGNHTTLSRIIRMVRQAQSSKPEIGKLADRISAVFVPVVVLIALFSGAMWYFFGPAPQIVYTLVITTTVLIIACPCALGLATPMSIISGVGRAAEFGALVRDADALQRASTLDTVVFDKTGTLTEGKPQVVGVITAAGVDEQQAVRLAASLEQGSSHPLARAILDKAQEIALPSVNGFRTLRGLGVSGEAEGHTLLLGNQALLHEQQVDTRELDAEIERQAQQGATPVLLAIDGKAAALLAIRDPLREDSRDALARLHREGYRLVMLTGDNAITAQAIAKEAGIDEVIAGVLPDGKAEAIAKLQREGRQVAMVGDGINDAPALAQADVGIAMGGGSDVAIETAAITLMRHSLMGVADALAISKATLRNMKQNLLGAFVYNTLGIPIAAGILWPITGTLLNPVVAGAAMALSSITVVSNANRLLRFKPKA, encoded by the coding sequence ATGTCTCATACTGTTAATCTCACCCTGGATGGCCTGTCCTGCGGTCATTGCGTTAAACGGGTAAAAGAAAGCCTGGAAAAACGTCCTGATGTTGAAAGTGCAGAAGTAACCATCACGTCCGCGCAGGTCACCGGCAGCGCGTCTGCTGAGGCGTTAATCGATACCATTAAAGAAGCCGGGTACGGGGCGGAGTTAAGCCACCCAAAGGCTGACCCGCTGGCAGAGTCATCAATCCCGTCGGAAGCACTGACAGCGGCGCCAACCTCGCTTCCGGCAGACTCATCGTTCGATGACAGCCAACAGCTGTTGATCGACGGCATGAGCTGCGCCAGTTGCGTGAGCCGGGTGCAAAATGCGCTGTCAGGCGTTCCGGGCGTCACGCAGGCACGGGTGAATCTTGCGGAGCGTACCGCGCTCGTCATGGGCAGCGCTTCCGCAAGCGATTTAATCAGCGCGGTGGAGAAAGCCGGATACGGCGCTGAAGCCATTGAAGATGACAATGAACGCCGGGAACGTCAGCAGCAGACCGCTCAGGCGGCAATGAAGCGCTTTCGCTGGCAGTCCGCCCTCGCCCTGGCGGTGGGTATCCCGGTGATGATCTGGGGCATGTTCGGCGACAATATGATGGTCACCGACGACAACCGCTCGCTGTGGCTGGGAATTGGCCTCGTCACCCTGGCGGTAATGATTTTCGCAGGCGGCCACTTTTATCGCAGCGCGTGGAAAAGCCTGATGAACGGCACCGCCACCATGGATACTCTGGTGGCGCTCGGCACCGGCGCCGCCTGGCTGTTCTCCATGAGCGTCAACCTGTGGCCGCAGTGGTTCCCGATGGAGGCGCGCCATCTTTACTACGAAGCCAGCGCCATGATTATCGGTCTGATTAATCTTGGTCATATGCTGGAAGCCCGGGCGCGCCAGCGTTCGTCAAAAGCCCTGGAGCGCCTGCTCGACCTGACACCACCTACCGCGCGCGTGGTAACCGAACACGGCGAGCAAACGCTGCCGCTGGCAGAAGTCCAGCCGGGGATGACGCTGCGTCTGACCACCGGGGATCGCGTGCCGGTAGACGGCGAAATTATTGAAGGTGAAGCGTGGCTGGATGAAGCCATGCTGACCGGCGAGCCCATCCCCCAGCAAAAAGGCGCCGGCGAAACCGTGCATGCCGGCACCGTGGTTCAGGACGGCAGTGTGCTGTTCCGCGCCAGCGCAGTCGGTAACCACACCACGCTCTCGCGGATCATCCGCATGGTACGCCAGGCTCAGAGCAGCAAGCCGGAAATCGGTAAGCTGGCGGACCGAATCTCGGCAGTATTCGTCCCGGTAGTGGTATTAATCGCCTTATTCAGCGGTGCGATGTGGTACTTCTTCGGGCCCGCGCCGCAAATTGTTTACACCCTGGTGATCACCACCACGGTATTGATTATCGCCTGCCCGTGCGCCCTGGGGCTGGCAACACCGATGTCGATTATCTCCGGCGTCGGTCGCGCCGCCGAATTTGGCGCACTGGTGCGGGATGCAGATGCGCTGCAACGGGCAAGCACGCTCGACACTGTGGTGTTTGATAAAACCGGGACGCTCACCGAAGGTAAACCGCAGGTGGTGGGCGTGATCACTGCCGCAGGCGTTGATGAACAACAGGCGGTACGTCTGGCCGCCTCGCTGGAGCAGGGTTCAAGCCATCCGCTGGCGCGGGCGATCCTCGACAAGGCCCAGGAGATCGCTTTACCGTCCGTGAACGGTTTCCGCACCTTACGTGGACTGGGCGTAAGCGGTGAAGCCGAGGGACATACCTTGCTGTTGGGCAATCAGGCGCTGCTGCATGAGCAGCAGGTTGATACCCGCGAACTGGATGCAGAGATTGAACGCCAGGCGCAACAGGGCGCAACGCCTGTTCTGCTGGCGATTGACGGCAAAGCGGCGGCGCTGCTGGCAATCCGCGATCCGCTACGCGAAGACAGTCGCGATGCGCTGGCTCGTCTGCACCGCGAAGGATATCGTCTCGTCATGTTGACCGGCGACAACGCCATCACCGCTCAGGCCATCGCCAAAGAAGCGGGTATTGATGAGGTGATTGCTGGCGTCCTGCCGGACGGCAAAGCAGAGGCCATTGCCAAACTGCAACGCGAAGGCCGCCAGGTGGCGATGGTCGGCGACGGCATCAACGATGCGCCAGCCCTGGCGCAGGCGGATGTGGGTATCGCCATGGGCGGTGGTAGCGATGTGGCGATAGAAACCGCCGCGATCACGCTGATGCGTCACAGCCTGATGGGCGTCGCCGATGCGCTGGCGATCTCCAAAGCCACGCTGCGTAATATGAAACAAAACCTGCTGGGCGCGTTTGTTTATAACAC